The genomic region CTTTAATCAACAAAAGGAGGGACAATTTTGAAGGATGTAATTTACGTAACTGGACATAAGAATCCTGATTCTGATTCTATATGTGCAGCTTATGGATATGCAGAATTTAAAAATAAAACAGGAAATATGCCTGCAATACCATGTAGGCTAGGAAATGTAAATCAGGAAACACAATTTATTCTTGATTATTTTGGAGTTGAAGCTCCAAAACTACTTACAACAGTAAAATTAAAAGTTGAGGATTTAGATTTTGATAGAATAACTCCAGTATCTTCAGATATTTCATTGAAAACTGCTTGGAATATAATGAAGGATAAAAATATTAAAACTTTACCAGTAGCAGATGAAAATGATAGATTACTTGGTGTTTTAGCAATTTCAAACTTAACATCATGTTATATGGATATATGGGATAACAAAATATTATCAAAAAGTAATACATCTTTAGAAAATATTATAGATACTTTATCTGCTAAAGCTATATATGTTAATCCTGGTGTGAACCATTTCCCTGGTAAAATAGTTGTAAGTGCAATGAAACCAGGAAGCATGGAAAACCATATTGAAGAAGGCGATATTGCAATAGTTGGAGATAGAGAGGAAGTTCAAGAAGCTTTACTTGATTTAAAAGTATCTCTTGTTATAGTTACAGGTTCTCATGTACCAAGTGATAAAATAATAGAAAAAGCTAAAGAAGCTAATATTACTATAATATCAACTCCTCACGATTCTTTTACAACTTCTAGACTAATAATTCAAAGTATACCAGTGGGTTATGTAATGATAAAAGAAAATTTAGTTACTTTCTCTACTGATGACTTAGTTGAAGATGTAAAGAAAGTTATGCTAGAAACAAGATATAGAAGCTATCCTGTTATTAGCGTTGATGGCAAAGTACTAGGTACTATGTCAAGATATCACTTAATATCAAATTATAAAAAGAAACTTATCTTAGTTGACCATAATGAAAGAGGTCAATCAGTTGATGGTCGTGATGAAGCAGAAATTTTAGAAATTATAGATCATCACAGAATTGCTGATATTCAAACTAGTGGCCAAGTTTACTTTAGAAGCGAGCCTATAGGAAGTACTTCCACAATAGTTGGTAAATGCTTCTTTGAAAATGGAATTAGACCTTCTAAACAAGCAGCAGGACTTTTATGCGGTGCAATTATTTCTGATACCCTTTTATTTAGAAGTCCTACTTGTACAAATACAGACAAATATATATGTGAAAAACTTGCAGATATTGCCGGCATAAACATTGAAGAATTTGCAAAGGAAATGTTTAAGGCTGGAACATCCTTAAAAGGAAAAACTGTAGAGCAAATCTTTAACCAAGATTATAAACCATTTAACATTGGTGACACTAAAGTTGGTATTGCTCAAGTTAATACAATGGATATTGAAGGTTTTATGCCTCTTAAGGAAGATATGCTGGCTTATATGAATAATAAAGCTAAGGAAGCCGACTTAGACATGGTAATGTTACTTCTTACTGATATCCTAAATGAAGGTTCAGAAGTACTAGTTGCTGGTGCTAAGCCAGAAATAGTAGAAAAAGCCTTTAAGGTAACTTTAAAAGACAACTCAGCCTTCCTTGATGGAGTTCTATCAAGAAAGAAACAAGTTGTACCACCAATAACTGCAGCAATAGAAACTATGTAAAAAAAAACCGTTGCAAAACGCAACGGTTTCTTTTTATTCTAATTTTAGATTTTCAGATTATCTGAAAATTATCTATAATTATCAATTTTCAACTGTACACTAATTTACCTTCTCATATTATTTATCATCTGCCACATTTCGTCTGCAGCTGTAATTCCCTTTGAAGTTAATTGAAAAGCTCTTTGAGTTACTATCATTTCTGCCATTTCTTCTGCTATATCTACATTTGAAGCTTCAAGCATTCCTTGATGAATATTGGAATTTGTTACTCTTTCAACTTCAACTCCTTCTGCTGGATAGTATAAGCTATTGCCTATAGATAAAAAAGCA from Clostridium isatidis harbors:
- a CDS encoding putative manganese-dependent inorganic diphosphatase — its product is MKDVIYVTGHKNPDSDSICAAYGYAEFKNKTGNMPAIPCRLGNVNQETQFILDYFGVEAPKLLTTVKLKVEDLDFDRITPVSSDISLKTAWNIMKDKNIKTLPVADENDRLLGVLAISNLTSCYMDIWDNKILSKSNTSLENIIDTLSAKAIYVNPGVNHFPGKIVVSAMKPGSMENHIEEGDIAIVGDREEVQEALLDLKVSLVIVTGSHVPSDKIIEKAKEANITIISTPHDSFTTSRLIIQSIPVGYVMIKENLVTFSTDDLVEDVKKVMLETRYRSYPVISVDGKVLGTMSRYHLISNYKKKLILVDHNERGQSVDGRDEAEILEIIDHHRIADIQTSGQVYFRSEPIGSTSTIVGKCFFENGIRPSKQAAGLLCGAIISDTLLFRSPTCTNTDKYICEKLADIAGINIEEFAKEMFKAGTSLKGKTVEQIFNQDYKPFNIGDTKVGIAQVNTMDIEGFMPLKEDMLAYMNNKAKEADLDMVMLLLTDILNEGSEVLVAGAKPEIVEKAFKVTLKDNSAFLDGVLSRKKQVVPPITAAIETM